A region of Reichenbachiella carrageenanivorans DNA encodes the following proteins:
- a CDS encoding aldose epimerase family protein, translated as MNVEKQNFGQVEGQNIDQYVLSNKNGITVKVMTYGATITSIQVPDKNGKPGDIACGFNSIEGYLSEAYLNNAPYFGSTVGRFASRIKDGKFAVEGKEYTLDVNNGSNHLHGGVDALDKRIWTAEVTSSGVDMSIVSDHMDNGFPGLVNITVSFSINNDNELSIRYKATTDQKTPLSLTNHTYFNLSAFKHTIVGHQATILADQYLVPDETNVPVGDTASVDGDPADLRQGKKMNDALTALETGFEHYYVFDEQTSLRKVAAFSEEESGRSMQVYTTEPGMLFYSGYFTSDELKRESGEQFGRFRAFCCETHRYPNGPNIEGAPRVWTTPDVPYESRTVFKFDF; from the coding sequence ATGAATGTAGAAAAACAAAATTTCGGCCAGGTAGAAGGACAAAACATAGACCAATATGTGCTGTCCAATAAAAATGGGATTACCGTAAAGGTGATGACCTATGGAGCTACGATCACTTCGATCCAAGTACCCGATAAAAACGGAAAACCTGGAGACATTGCTTGTGGCTTCAACAGCATCGAGGGTTACCTGAGCGAAGCCTACCTCAACAACGCCCCATACTTCGGGAGTACAGTAGGCCGATTTGCTTCTCGTATCAAGGACGGCAAATTTGCTGTAGAGGGCAAAGAGTATACACTCGACGTAAACAATGGGTCGAATCATTTGCATGGTGGAGTGGATGCGCTGGATAAGCGAATATGGACTGCTGAGGTGACTAGCTCGGGTGTGGATATGTCGATCGTAAGCGATCACATGGACAATGGATTCCCAGGTCTTGTCAATATCACAGTTTCTTTTTCGATCAACAATGACAACGAGTTGTCGATCAGATACAAGGCAACTACAGATCAGAAAACGCCACTATCGCTGACTAATCATACCTACTTCAATTTGTCTGCTTTCAAGCATACGATCGTAGGGCATCAGGCTACTATTTTGGCAGATCAGTATCTGGTGCCAGACGAAACCAATGTGCCCGTAGGGGACACAGCGAGTGTGGATGGAGATCCAGCAGACTTGCGCCAAGGAAAGAAAATGAATGATGCACTTACTGCTTTGGAAACGGGCTTTGAGCATTATTATGTATTTGATGAGCAAACCAGCTTGCGAAAAGTAGCCGCTTTTAGCGAAGAAGAAAGCGGGCGAAGCATGCAAGTATATACCACCGAGCCAGGGATGCTTTTTTACTCAGGATATTTTACTTCGGATGAATTGAAGCGAGAAAGCGGAGAGCAGTTTGGGCGATTCAGAGCCTTCTGTTGCGAAACGCATCGCTACCCCAACGGCCCAAATATCGAAGGTGCACCACGTGTGTGGACTACACCCGACGTGCCCTACGAAAGCCGGACGGTATTCAAGTTTGATTTTTAA
- a CDS encoding L-rhamnose/proton symporter RhaT has product MIEGIIWAILAGLMLGLYALPEKFTKDFEFENTWSLFFAINTFLVPNVAAFLLIDGFGEVLAAIPSGVLIGMVVSSLLWGIGVMMWGKAINHIGLSLGFSLFIGTIILVGSLIPFVINGLPKIPVFATIMAGIFVVLIGVVANGRAGILRQASENEADQKSGSMATGILIAVIGGLLATGFSYANTVGGAVIHEAVIAQGNPEWMSAVAVMYVIYMAGGLAIAVYFVQQLTAKKLWSKFNTPSFGKNALLASIMGVFNFAASAGFAYAAFKLGSTGGTVGYAIFNTVAVAVAIVSGLITKEWVNASAKSKNALYMGLGCMILGIVIVAIGNGL; this is encoded by the coding sequence ATGATTGAAGGAATAATATGGGCAATACTTGCCGGACTGATGCTGGGATTATATGCCTTGCCAGAGAAGTTTACCAAAGACTTTGAGTTTGAAAATACATGGAGTTTGTTTTTCGCCATCAACACCTTTTTGGTGCCCAACGTGGCCGCCTTTCTGCTTATTGATGGATTTGGCGAAGTGCTAGCTGCTATTCCTTCGGGCGTACTTATCGGAATGGTAGTCTCCAGTTTGCTTTGGGGTATTGGTGTCATGATGTGGGGCAAAGCCATCAATCACATCGGCTTGTCTCTAGGCTTTTCGCTTTTTATAGGCACCATTATATTGGTAGGTTCTTTGATCCCATTTGTGATCAATGGCTTGCCAAAAATACCCGTATTTGCCACCATCATGGCAGGGATATTTGTGGTGCTGATCGGCGTAGTGGCCAACGGCCGTGCGGGTATTTTGCGCCAAGCGAGCGAAAATGAAGCAGATCAAAAGAGCGGCTCTATGGCTACAGGCATTCTGATCGCTGTGATTGGCGGCTTGCTCGCCACGGGCTTTAGCTATGCTAATACAGTCGGCGGTGCAGTGATACACGAAGCGGTGATCGCCCAAGGCAATCCCGAATGGATGAGCGCCGTAGCCGTGATGTACGTGATCTATATGGCAGGCGGATTGGCTATCGCCGTGTACTTCGTACAGCAATTGACGGCCAAGAAACTCTGGTCTAAATTTAATACACCAAGTTTTGGTAAAAATGCACTGCTAGCCAGCATCATGGGCGTTTTTAACTTTGCAGCGTCAGCAGGGTTTGCTTATGCGGCCTTCAAGTTGGGGAGCACTGGAGGCACTGTGGGCTACGCCATTTTCAACACCGTAGCTGTGGCGGTAGCCATCGTGAGTGGCCTGATCACCAAGGAGTGGGTCAATGCTTCCGCTAAATCAAAAAATGCCTTGTACATGGGATTAGGATGTATGATATTAGGTATCGTGATCGTGGCCATTGGCAATGGGTTGTAA
- a CDS encoding glycoside hydrolase family 117 protein: MKNKIQNIGLALMLAAGLNACQAPAVEKDCDKLVITPEKVDFLGITDTTHLSAASKRALKWPDNLTNEWFGEFEQFYLKGDLAYEEGVVRRDPSALIKVDGKYFVWYSKSVGPTDGFAGDIENEKVFPWDRCDIWYATSEDGITWKEEGMAVARGEKGAYDDRSVFTVEIMEWEGMYYLSYQTVKSPYNVRVKNQVGLAWSDSPHGPWTKSAEPILSPADNGVWAGTADNRFNVEKKGDFDSHKVHDPCILPYKGKFYLYYKGEQMGEEVTFGGRQIRHGVAIADHPKGPYVKSPYNPISNSGHEICVWPHKGGIASLITTDGPEKNTVQWSPDGINFDIIASIPAPPHAIGLDRTKDTEEPFAIFGFGLTHEYVSYNYQCIKGFRGKRKTTHVAKGEAGTKKASDDK; the protein is encoded by the coding sequence ATGAAAAACAAAATACAAAACATAGGACTAGCCTTGATGCTAGCAGCAGGACTCAATGCCTGTCAAGCACCAGCAGTAGAAAAGGATTGTGACAAACTAGTCATCACGCCTGAGAAAGTAGACTTTTTGGGCATCACAGATACCACGCACCTGAGTGCCGCATCTAAGCGTGCCTTGAAGTGGCCTGATAATCTGACCAACGAGTGGTTTGGTGAGTTTGAGCAGTTTTATCTCAAAGGAGACTTAGCCTATGAAGAAGGCGTGGTGCGTAGAGATCCGAGTGCTTTGATCAAAGTGGATGGCAAGTATTTCGTATGGTATAGCAAAAGCGTAGGACCTACCGATGGGTTTGCTGGAGACATCGAAAACGAGAAAGTATTCCCTTGGGATAGATGCGATATCTGGTATGCTACTTCCGAAGACGGTATCACCTGGAAAGAAGAAGGAATGGCGGTAGCACGTGGCGAAAAAGGTGCGTACGACGACCGTTCGGTATTTACCGTGGAGATCATGGAGTGGGAAGGCATGTACTACCTGAGCTACCAGACCGTAAAATCACCTTACAATGTAAGAGTGAAAAACCAAGTAGGACTGGCATGGTCTGATTCTCCTCACGGCCCTTGGACAAAGAGCGCAGAGCCGATCCTGAGCCCCGCCGACAATGGCGTATGGGCAGGTACTGCCGACAACAGATTCAACGTAGAAAAGAAAGGCGATTTCGACAGTCACAAAGTACACGACCCATGTATCCTGCCGTATAAGGGTAAGTTTTATCTCTATTACAAAGGAGAGCAAATGGGCGAAGAAGTGACTTTTGGCGGACGCCAAATTCGTCATGGAGTAGCCATAGCCGACCATCCTAAAGGCCCATATGTGAAGTCTCCATACAACCCCATCTCCAACAGTGGACATGAGATCTGCGTATGGCCGCACAAAGGCGGAATCGCTTCTTTGATCACGACCGATGGCCCAGAAAAAAACACAGTGCAATGGTCGCCTGATGGAATCAACTTCGACATCATCGCTTCTATACCTGCGCCACCGCATGCCATCGGTTTGGACAGAACCAAAGACACCGAAGAGCCATTTGCCATTTTTGGTTTTGGACTGACCCACGAGTACGTTTCATACAACTATCAATGTATCAAAGGATTTCGTGGCAAAAGAAAAACAACCCATGTAGCCAAGGGTGAGGCCGGCACAAAGAAGGCTAGCGACGATAAATAG